A stretch of the Desulfobulbaceae bacterium genome encodes the following:
- a CDS encoding tetratricopeptide repeat protein — MEETEFFPRIKRLGNGPQAKLALAIAHVEKGDAQAAIVECEGVLCWNSRYALAHFVLAGIYTDLGRYQEALASSAAALDSDDKLTEAHRLRSYVFTETQRYREAVRERHAALALDPENALDYHRLGELYLALGEIEQAIQAFRQAIHYNPQMAMSYYGLANALVKAKQDEDATATLETVLRISPGFPKSHLLLGDIAMNRGQFAVAVSHYREALKLNQKQAEPHYRLGELYLQMGEYPTALLEFRLSLTIKPRYAKAHHRLGNIYFALGNFNLALQQYEAAVICNPNLARAVADSGDALLALGRWEESVDRYRRALGHIDIVSSEGDALLSENRPMEAILEYRERLGMEKNLIIPAAITSELKTPRHLEQDERRREDRLALAMPVDLREQAGSYVGATLVNISNKGFLVETPEEMVMESEIEIITDLDVEGRKISARGKVVRQENGKPKGPFRYGVSLVQKSDAWERYLIDTTNDSGGDS, encoded by the coding sequence ATGGAAGAGACAGAATTTTTCCCCCGCATCAAACGATTGGGCAACGGGCCTCAGGCCAAGTTAGCTCTCGCCATCGCCCATGTGGAAAAGGGGGACGCCCAGGCAGCCATTGTTGAGTGCGAGGGTGTGCTTTGTTGGAATAGTCGCTACGCTCTGGCGCATTTTGTCTTGGCCGGAATTTATACCGATCTTGGCCGCTACCAAGAGGCGCTTGCCTCTTCGGCTGCAGCGCTCGATAGTGATGACAAACTTACGGAAGCGCACCGCTTGCGAAGTTATGTTTTCACTGAAACTCAGCGTTACCGCGAGGCTGTGCGCGAACGGCACGCAGCTCTTGCTCTTGATCCTGAAAATGCTCTTGATTATCACCGTCTGGGAGAATTGTATTTGGCTCTTGGTGAGATTGAGCAGGCTATCCAGGCATTTCGGCAGGCGATACATTACAACCCGCAGATGGCGATGAGTTATTATGGTCTGGCCAACGCTCTGGTGAAGGCCAAGCAGGATGAGGACGCGACAGCGACCTTGGAAACTGTATTGCGGATTAGCCCAGGGTTTCCCAAGTCCCATCTGCTGTTGGGAGATATTGCCATGAACCGTGGCCAGTTTGCCGTTGCCGTATCCCACTATCGGGAAGCGCTTAAGCTGAATCAGAAACAGGCGGAACCGCATTACCGGCTGGGAGAACTATATTTACAGATGGGTGAATATCCCACCGCCTTACTGGAATTTCGGCTCTCTCTTACGATTAAACCTCGATATGCCAAGGCGCACCATCGCTTGGGCAACATCTATTTTGCCCTTGGGAATTTCAACCTTGCCCTGCAACAGTACGAAGCGGCAGTGATTTGCAACCCTAATCTTGCCCGCGCTGTGGCTGATTCCGGCGATGCCCTCCTTGCCTTGGGTCGTTGGGAGGAGTCGGTTGACCGGTATCGTCGCGCTTTAGGTCATATCGATATCGTAAGTAGCGAAGGCGATGCCTTGCTCAGTGAGAACCGTCCCATGGAAGCTATCCTTGAATATCGGGAGCGACTCGGGATGGAGAAAAACCTGATCATCCCGGCGGCTATCACCTCAGAACTGAAAACCCCCAGGCATCTCGAACAGGACGAACGCCGCCGCGAAGATCGTTTGGCCCTTGCCATGCCGGTTGACTTGCGGGAGCAAGCGGGAAGCTACGTAGGGGCCACCTTGGTCAACATCTCGAATAAAGGGTTTCTGGTGGAGACTCCGGAGGAGATGGTGATGGAAAGCGAGATTGAGATTATTACTGATCTTGATGTGGAGGGTCGCAAGATATCAGCTCGCGGCAAGGTAGTCCGTCAGGAAAATGGAAAGCCTAAGGGTCCGTTTCGTTACGGTGTGTCACTTGTTCAAAAAAGTGATGCATGGGAGCGGTATCTTATTGATACGACAAATGACTCAGGAGGAGATTCGTGA
- a CDS encoding HlyD family efflux transporter periplasmic adaptor subunit, with protein sequence MIPLRPTLREDLQIIPRHDEEGRCRYLLKDPISTEVFDFGAEEHFLCERFDGVQQLPAVREAFAASFGVVIATESLEAFVRYLGALGLLKRPTGEETVAAHDQGMHYRLCNPDRFLGVFASLFSWCFSWVGLAVVGMLAFFALGVAMRHGSDFIFGLRFIPKEELVLAIPLYWILFINPLSETAKALSCRVNGGHVYEFCFSWVFRVVPHFFVNVSEVFWVMDKAARMRVLRAGLIVQIFLVSVGLLFWNNVDPATPLQTFFVIFTLAATANLFFNALPFIQKDGYFLLATYLEDGNLWDRARALVKSWVLRRPLPEPLSRQEQMRFKWFGGLFYIVQYGLLYILMGIAGYQLMTRLKGIGALLFMVILVLRFEPFLAEQFRKLRSLIPLPRFGNQVGRVWLSRLVWIICLMGIVLVCFLPYPYEVGGNFRIVPATQYGVRAQVEGEIETVLVGEGQVVKAGELIAKIRERDYRMKVEATQASVDDLQARLNLLKEGKKPEEIALAEQQVNSATKSFDYSSAQARRYEDMFKNRAVSAEDRENIMRTRDLDLERLELARRNLILQKSGPRSSEIQALEAELRLQEVLLAHAKQDLVLTSVLSPIDGRVITPNIQQIRGQRLMEGDLLLVIEDTSFVRAEVEISEDDISDVTTGSEITFRAWSDPLVNFQGKVEEIAPVAYDKSLKRVRRALSLKEETFEQREILRDQGKAVRLLCALDLPEDAIIKTDMTGWAKIESAPRPVGVAFTRWFMRFLFVEVWSWIP encoded by the coding sequence GTGATACCATTACGGCCGACACTGCGTGAAGATCTGCAGATCATCCCGCGCCACGACGAGGAGGGACGCTGCCGCTACCTGCTCAAGGACCCTATCAGCACTGAAGTTTTCGATTTCGGAGCGGAAGAGCATTTTCTCTGTGAGCGTTTCGATGGTGTCCAGCAGTTGCCTGCGGTTAGAGAGGCCTTTGCTGCCAGTTTTGGAGTGGTTATCGCCACTGAATCACTGGAGGCCTTTGTCCGCTACCTTGGAGCGCTGGGCCTTCTCAAACGGCCCACTGGGGAGGAGACTGTCGCTGCCCATGATCAGGGGATGCATTACCGTCTCTGTAATCCTGACCGGTTTCTCGGGGTTTTTGCCTCCTTGTTTAGCTGGTGCTTCTCTTGGGTTGGACTCGCAGTTGTCGGAATGCTCGCCTTTTTCGCCTTAGGGGTGGCAATGCGGCACGGTAGCGATTTTATATTCGGGCTTCGCTTCATTCCTAAAGAAGAGTTGGTCTTAGCTATTCCCCTCTATTGGATACTGTTCATCAATCCCTTATCTGAAACTGCCAAGGCCCTGTCTTGTCGAGTTAATGGAGGTCATGTCTACGAGTTTTGTTTCTCCTGGGTTTTTCGGGTGGTACCGCATTTTTTTGTCAATGTCAGTGAGGTGTTCTGGGTGATGGATAAAGCAGCGCGGATGCGGGTTCTTCGAGCCGGGCTCATTGTTCAGATATTTCTGGTAAGTGTCGGACTTCTTTTTTGGAATAACGTGGATCCTGCAACGCCACTCCAAACTTTTTTCGTTATCTTTACTCTTGCCGCTACAGCGAATCTTTTCTTTAATGCCCTGCCTTTTATCCAAAAAGACGGGTATTTTTTACTGGCTACCTATCTTGAGGATGGGAATCTTTGGGACCGTGCCCGGGCCTTGGTTAAGTCGTGGGTATTACGTCGTCCCTTGCCGGAGCCACTTTCTCGCCAGGAACAAATGAGATTCAAATGGTTTGGAGGCCTTTTTTACATCGTGCAGTATGGTCTGCTCTATATTCTGATGGGGATTGCGGGGTATCAACTGATGACCAGGCTCAAGGGCATCGGAGCGCTGCTCTTTATGGTTATTTTAGTTCTTCGCTTCGAGCCATTCCTTGCTGAACAGTTTCGTAAGTTGCGATCACTCATCCCCTTGCCTCGATTCGGTAATCAGGTTGGCAGGGTTTGGCTGTCCCGTCTGGTTTGGATCATTTGCTTGATGGGAATAGTTTTGGTCTGTTTTCTGCCGTATCCGTACGAAGTTGGAGGCAACTTTCGTATTGTGCCAGCCACTCAGTATGGTGTCCGCGCTCAGGTGGAGGGAGAAATCGAAACTGTCCTTGTTGGTGAGGGGCAAGTGGTTAAGGCCGGTGAGTTGATTGCCAAGATCCGTGAACGCGATTATCGGATGAAGGTGGAGGCGACACAAGCATCGGTAGATGACCTTCAGGCCCGTCTGAATCTTTTAAAGGAAGGAAAAAAACCTGAGGAGATCGCCCTTGCCGAACAGCAGGTAAACTCCGCGACTAAAAGTTTTGATTACAGTTCCGCCCAAGCTCGGCGATATGAGGACATGTTTAAGAATAGAGCCGTTTCTGCCGAGGACCGAGAGAATATTATGCGCACTCGAGATCTTGATCTTGAACGTCTGGAGCTTGCCCGGCGCAACCTCATTCTTCAGAAAAGCGGTCCGCGCAGCTCTGAAATTCAGGCGTTGGAAGCGGAATTGCGCCTACAGGAAGTTCTCCTTGCTCATGCCAAGCAGGATCTTGTCTTAACCTCCGTGCTCAGTCCGATTGATGGACGGGTGATTACCCCAAATATCCAACAGATCAGAGGACAACGTCTGATGGAGGGTGATCTGTTGCTGGTGATCGAGGATACCAGTTTCGTCCGGGCCGAAGTTGAAATTTCAGAGGATGATATCAGTGATGTCACAACAGGTTCGGAAATAACCTTCAGGGCATGGTCTGATCCTCTAGTTAATTTTCAGGGTAAGGTGGAAGAGATCGCCCCGGTGGCTTATGACAAGAGTCTTAAAAGGGTACGACGGGCGTTGTCGTTGAAGGAGGAGACTTTTGAACAACGAGAAATACTTCGTGATCAGGGCAAGGCTGTCCGCCTGCTCTGTGCCCTTGATCTTCCTGAAGATGCTATTATCAAAACTGACATGACAGGGTGGGCAAAAATCGAAAGTGCCCCACGACCGGTGGGGGTTGCCTTTACTCGTTGGTTCATGCGCTTTCTTTTTGTCGAGGTCTGGTCCTGGATTCCTTGA
- a CDS encoding methyltransferase domain-containing protein encodes MSLMDIETIPHSLPSISPLLRQHFSPAVVGGWGDGQNSYVHAMTWFKGHLYVGVTRNALNGVRPYSRMEAMEIYPVKVPDIQWDLDWRAPIWRYSPEAGTWERVFVSPMVMGTRGFPVPRQWGYRNMRVFQGKSDPEPALYVISWGSHMGPGPHVLRSLDGKHFAEVGDEALKRIGATTLRGLVPFKGRLFTSPAARCGGTDTGTHDVPIILASDDPANGSWKQACMPCFGDPNNIAISAMAVMDEYLYAGTMNPTEGYQVWRTTAEGDPPYSWERVLTLGAYRGNLNEAAATLCPYRGALYIGSGIYNLGFDRIHGVGPGMPELIRLYPDMSWDLIAGEPRLTPDGVKMPMSGYGAGFNSPFVGYIWSMCVHDGCLYLGTANWSPWLLFTKTSIWEEYIVKQLPSVDMESLLNYLGGFELWRTGDGNRWAPITRNGFGNCFNVGVRTLSSTPVGLFVGVVNQFGEEVAVRRQAGWRYEYNQRGGVEVWQGNTETPAPPERNEAITIVPMRDEYGVLLGRPNTDKWLSFVARFYRQSGWHHTGFWRISMQEANDACENLMAELVAFFRPEAEVKEPQYPKPQQVQQWIASRSDEPWEDYQQKRKSKSRETILDVGCGLGNSTDYLARYYHSTGIMGVATSNELAALCRRRYPELGFVATRFPKLSVGKGTFDKVICNEALASCSSRRTLLAEIHRVLKPGGMLVFSDMILPSSKDGPFSLEKYHELLEEIGFDSVRILDVTAHTSTFFRNRCMSFFLTETLLHNTQHKKPHDFLTLLPGGFGEIPCYLLGFGVQKTKKPNMLKRLIS; translated from the coding sequence ATGAGCCTCATGGATATCGAGACCATTCCCCACTCACTCCCATCGATTTCACCGTTGTTGCGGCAGCATTTTTCTCCCGCTGTGGTTGGTGGCTGGGGTGATGGTCAGAATTCGTATGTCCATGCCATGACATGGTTCAAGGGGCATCTGTATGTTGGAGTCACCCGGAATGCCTTAAACGGCGTTCGGCCATACTCCCGGATGGAGGCCATGGAAATTTACCCGGTGAAGGTGCCTGACATCCAGTGGGATCTTGACTGGCGTGCCCCGATTTGGCGGTATAGTCCGGAGGCAGGCACTTGGGAACGGGTCTTTGTCTCACCCATGGTCATGGGTACACGCGGTTTTCCTGTGCCACGCCAGTGGGGTTATCGTAACATGAGGGTTTTTCAAGGAAAAAGCGACCCTGAACCCGCCCTCTATGTTATTTCCTGGGGGTCGCACATGGGACCTGGTCCACATGTCCTGCGCTCATTAGATGGAAAGCATTTTGCCGAGGTTGGAGATGAAGCCCTCAAACGTATCGGCGCCACCACTCTCCGAGGACTTGTTCCCTTCAAAGGCCGCCTCTTTACTTCGCCCGCTGCCCGCTGTGGCGGTACGGATACCGGCACTCACGATGTCCCGATTATCCTTGCCAGCGATGACCCGGCAAACGGATCGTGGAAGCAGGCGTGTATGCCCTGTTTCGGGGATCCGAATAATATCGCCATCTCGGCTATGGCGGTGATGGACGAGTACTTGTATGCCGGCACCATGAATCCTACGGAAGGCTATCAGGTTTGGCGGACCACGGCAGAGGGGGACCCGCCCTATAGTTGGGAGCGGGTCCTCACCCTTGGCGCCTACCGGGGAAATCTCAATGAGGCGGCTGCCACTTTGTGTCCTTATCGCGGCGCTCTTTACATCGGCAGCGGTATCTACAACCTCGGTTTTGACCGTATCCATGGGGTAGGGCCTGGTATGCCGGAATTGATTCGCCTGTATCCCGATATGTCATGGGATCTTATTGCCGGCGAACCGCGATTGACTCCAGATGGGGTAAAGATGCCGATGAGCGGATATGGCGCTGGGTTTAACAGCCCCTTTGTCGGATACATCTGGAGCATGTGTGTCCATGATGGGTGTCTCTATCTGGGCACGGCCAACTGGTCGCCATGGCTGCTGTTCACAAAAACCAGCATTTGGGAGGAATATATTGTTAAGCAACTTCCCTCGGTAGACATGGAAAGCCTGTTAAACTACCTGGGCGGATTTGAACTCTGGCGCACTGGGGATGGGAATCGTTGGGCTCCCATCACGCGCAACGGGTTTGGTAACTGCTTCAATGTTGGGGTTCGCACACTGTCCTCGACTCCGGTAGGGTTGTTTGTCGGGGTGGTGAATCAGTTTGGTGAAGAGGTGGCTGTGCGACGCCAGGCCGGTTGGCGCTACGAATATAATCAGCGGGGCGGTGTTGAAGTGTGGCAGGGTAACACCGAGACTCCTGCACCTCCTGAAAGAAACGAGGCGATCACCATTGTTCCCATGCGGGACGAGTATGGAGTCTTGTTGGGCAGGCCAAACACTGATAAATGGCTTTCGTTTGTCGCTCGGTTCTACCGGCAGAGCGGTTGGCACCATACCGGATTCTGGCGTATTTCCATGCAGGAGGCCAATGATGCCTGCGAAAATCTCATGGCGGAACTTGTCGCTTTTTTCCGGCCTGAAGCCGAAGTGAAGGAGCCTCAATATCCTAAGCCCCAACAGGTGCAGCAGTGGATTGCCTCTCGCAGCGATGAGCCGTGGGAGGATTACCAGCAAAAGCGAAAGAGCAAGAGCAGGGAAACTATATTGGATGTGGGGTGCGGACTTGGCAATTCAACAGACTATCTTGCCCGATATTACCATTCAACGGGCATTATGGGAGTGGCGACGAGTAATGAACTCGCTGCTCTTTGTCGGCGCCGTTATCCGGAACTGGGATTTGTGGCGACACGATTTCCTAAACTTTCCGTGGGCAAGGGCACTTTCGACAAGGTAATCTGTAATGAGGCGCTTGCCAGTTGTAGTTCACGTCGCACGCTTCTGGCCGAGATACACCGCGTGCTCAAACCCGGTGGGATGCTGGTTTTTTCTGATATGATCCTTCCGTCCAGCAAGGACGGACCATTTTCTTTGGAAAAATACCATGAGCTTCTCGAAGAGATCGGTTTTGATAGTGTTCGTATACTTGACGTGACCGCTCATACTTCGACCTTCTTTCGTAATCGGTGTATGAGTTTTTTTCTTACTGAGACGCTGCTCCATAACACCCAGCACAAAAAACCACACGATTTTCTTACTTTACTGCCAGGTGGATTTGGGGAGATTCCTTGCTATCTCCTTGGTTTTGGCGTACAAAAGACGAAAAAGCCAAATATGTTGAAGAGATTGATTTCTTAG
- a CDS encoding TolC family protein, which translates to MKLIPRGVSMLQCPIYRQTIAIILGLTLVFGSSGVQAEALSLEEAYRLALITHERIGIAGQEVKKSELLPKKALSIMLPHASIDGSYVLLDDEMTKTTRSHLSAPPFIDQDIMVGPTVVALEDQVGATFTLRQSIYRGEFFPLRKAAAHKIEHSRESLFETIQGIFFDVATVYYEGVTAKALIKTSEEMIVVAQNGLDNAHSKVNAGKLTEDAVHLAQLNVSRAERQLIIARQRLKFAKDVLGRFTGQENAVDDIVDPTLRVPRQDDFDALLEIAYANRFDLKVAKINIELARDDLDISKSKNYPVMDAEWKYFWYNEEPPSMDQEFWAASVKLSVPLFEGGARTQEVREKTITQEQVRSAYTNLTKDIRLEVEESLLMINVQEATLDNIRQQVEAAKKNHQIISARYEFGAATSLENDQAFAALNNARTQLDSEIYNYQMALLKLEKVLGVFNQDLIKEKFSKEKHGTWQEGKKEVSISPSRLALDLTTTSDFSWGRASVSSMSGRPLSETSDSRLCAMVSE; encoded by the coding sequence ATGAAACTTATACCCCGAGGAGTATCTATGTTACAGTGTCCAATCTACAGGCAGACAATTGCGATTATTCTGGGTTTAACCTTGGTCTTCGGCAGCTCTGGTGTGCAAGCGGAGGCGCTTTCTCTGGAAGAGGCCTATCGTTTGGCACTTATTACCCATGAACGTATTGGCATTGCCGGGCAAGAGGTGAAGAAAAGTGAACTGCTGCCGAAAAAGGCGCTGAGTATCATGCTTCCTCACGCTAGTATTGACGGCTCTTATGTGCTGCTTGACGATGAAATGACCAAAACCACTCGGTCTCATCTCTCGGCACCTCCGTTTATCGACCAAGACATCATGGTAGGTCCTACCGTGGTCGCTCTTGAAGATCAAGTGGGCGCTACTTTTACCCTGCGGCAATCTATCTATAGAGGAGAGTTTTTTCCCCTTAGGAAGGCAGCTGCTCATAAGATTGAGCACAGTCGCGAAAGCCTTTTTGAGACCATCCAAGGTATTTTTTTTGATGTGGCAACAGTCTATTATGAAGGTGTTACCGCCAAGGCTCTGATTAAGACCTCGGAGGAAATGATCGTAGTTGCACAAAATGGATTGGATAATGCCCATTCCAAAGTTAATGCCGGAAAATTAACCGAGGACGCGGTACATCTTGCTCAACTCAATGTGAGTCGCGCTGAGCGTCAACTTATTATTGCCCGGCAACGACTGAAGTTCGCCAAAGATGTTCTTGGGCGATTCACTGGTCAGGAAAATGCTGTGGATGATATCGTGGATCCAACGTTACGTGTTCCCCGTCAGGATGATTTTGACGCCCTGTTGGAGATTGCCTATGCTAACCGCTTTGATCTTAAAGTTGCCAAGATCAACATTGAGCTGGCGCGCGATGATTTGGATATTTCGAAGAGCAAGAATTATCCGGTCATGGACGCGGAGTGGAAATATTTCTGGTATAATGAGGAGCCTCCTTCAATGGATCAGGAATTTTGGGCAGCCTCGGTCAAGCTTTCCGTGCCTCTTTTTGAAGGAGGAGCCCGGACCCAGGAGGTACGGGAAAAAACGATCACGCAGGAGCAGGTTCGCTCGGCATATACCAATCTTACAAAAGACATTCGGCTTGAGGTGGAGGAGAGCCTTCTGATGATTAATGTTCAGGAGGCGACTCTTGATAATATCCGTCAGCAGGTGGAGGCGGCGAAAAAAAATCATCAGATTATCTCTGCCCGCTATGAGTTTGGCGCTGCCACATCCCTTGAAAATGATCAGGCTTTTGCCGCTTTAAACAACGCCAGGACTCAGTTGGATAGTGAGATCTACAATTATCAGATGGCATTACTTAAACTGGAAAAAGTGCTTGGTGTTTTTAATCAAGATCTTATCAAAGAAAAATTTTCCAAGGAGAAGCACGGGACTTGGCAAGAGGGGAAGAAAGAGGTGTCGATCAGTCCTAGTCGGCTGGCGCTTGACTTAACAACAACATCTGATTTTAGTTGGGGCAGGGCATCCGTTTCATCAATGTCCGGGAGGCCACTCTCGGAAACATCTGACAGCAGATTGTGCGCTATGGTCTCTGAATAA